In Bradysia coprophila strain Holo2 unplaced genomic scaffold, BU_Bcop_v1 contig_350, whole genome shotgun sequence, a genomic segment contains:
- the LOC119080537 gene encoding flexible cuticle protein 12-like → MKMIIIFAALIAAVLAAPVDDSNVAQVLRYENDNVGIEGFKYGFETSDGISRDEQGELTDVGTDEEAIQVRGQFSYTGPDGVLYTVVYTAGKQGFVPSGDHIPTK, encoded by the exons atgaaGATGATCATTATTTTCGCTGCTTTGATCGCTGCTGTACTTGCTGCTCCAGTCGATGATTCTAATGTTGCCCAAGTTCTTCGATATGAAAATGACAACGTCGGTATTGAAGGATTCAAATACGG GTTTGAAACCAGTGACGGTATTTCACGAGATGAACAAGGTGAATTAACCGATGTCGGTACCGACGAAGAAGCAATTCAAGTTCGAGGACAATTCTCTTACACTGGTCCCGATGGTGTACTATACACAGTTGTATACACAGCCGGTAAACAAGGATTCGTACCAAGCGGTGACCACATCCCAACCAAATAA
- the LOC119080555 gene encoding flexible cuticle protein 12-like, which translates to MKSVIVFGALVMCVLAAPLDDSKNAQVLRYENDNIGIDGYKFAYETSDGVARQEEAELKNVGTDHAALAVRGTISWVAADGQQYSLNYVADENGYRPEGAHLPKA; encoded by the exons atgaaatccGTAATTGTATTTGGTGCTTTGGTTATGTGTGTCTTGGCTGCGCCACTAGACGATTCGAAAAACGCCCAAGTGTTGCGATACGAGAACGATAACATTGGAATTGATGGATACAAATTCGC TTATGAAACGAGCGATGGTGTAGCCCGACAAGAAGAAGcagaattgaaaaatgttggtaCCGATCATGCTGCTCTGGCCGTTCGTGGAACAATTTCTTGGGTCGCTGCCGATGGACAGCAATATTCTTTGAACTACGTTGCCGATGAGAACGGTTATCGACCGGAAGGTGCACATTTGCCGaaagcataa
- the LOC119081099 gene encoding uncharacterized protein LOC119081099 — protein sequence MFTGRKIGFLWIVPFIASTAVIAKSKYYDGEIRPYEFGYRIEGNQHRHEKKDANGIINGEFGFITADGVYHQSVYATDENGNFKLISLKTSFKFEKPTTTSAPPTTTVPSAPVTAAAQSLKLLKSCSDCRVFEKVTLDKLSQLVDAPVGETKEGVAVPKKIVMPLIPNIIPNNDDLPKIRVKSNKGMIGKISPMDIALGMTGAGIRASEAIKLKRISSPNKNDPAGNKALPQIKEKNENENTKTVHETPSSYPTSKPVHSSRAVIPVSLQTKSVTIPSTHPTPKPVHSAQVAIPVSSQTKSEISVPISTDHITSSKPIESSKTHLSSKNAINEFIGDVLYRFNYTAGYHGHNEEGDSAGNKRGGYFIVGRDNIRRGVIYVANANGFVPVVKYEKVSPAEAPHEDTEKSAGLRGYEFEWFHKGKSKADSLSESGR from the exons atgtttaccgGACGTAAAATTGGATTTCTTTGGATA GTGCCCTTTATTGCGTCGACCGCGGTCATAGCGAAATCGAAATACTATGATGGAGAAATACGTCCATACGAATTTGGGTACCGGATCGAAGGAAACCAGCATAGACATGAGAAAAAAg ACGCCAATGGCATTATTAATGGGGAATTCGGATTCATCACCGCAGATGGTGTTTACCATCAATCAGTGTATGCTACCGATGAAAATgggaattttaaattgatatcTTTGAAAACGTCatttaaatttg aaaaacctACAACGACATCAGCACCACCAACCACTACAGTTCCGTCAGCACCGGTAACTGCTGCTGCACAGTCACTAAAACTGTTGAAATCATGTTCCGATTGTAGGGTGTTTGAAAAAGTGACACTTGATAAGCTAAGTCAATTGGTTGACGCTCCCGTAGGTGAAACCAAGGAAGGAGTAGCAGTaccaaagaaaattgtaatgcCACTAATTCCCAACATAATACCTAATAACGATGATCTGCCAAAAATTAGAGTAAAATCCAATAAAGGAATGATCGGCAAAATTTCTCCAATGGATATTGCCCTTGGTATGACCGGTGCAGGCATTAGAGCATCTGaggcaataaaattgaagCGTATCAGTTCTCcaaacaaaaatgatccaGCTGGCAATAAAGCTTTACCgcaaattaaagaaaaaaacgaaaatgaaaatacgaaaacagTACACGAAACACCATCGTCCTATCCAACATCAAAACCAGTTCATTCTTCTCGAGCAGTCATACCAGTTTCATTGCAAACGAAATCGGTGACAATACCATCAACTCATCCAACACCAAAACCAGTTCATTCTGCTCAAGTAGCCATACCAGTATCATCGCAAACGAAATCGGAGATCTCAGTTCCAATATCGACCGATCACATCACCAGCAGCAAACCAATCGAATCATCAAAGACACATTTGAGCTCAAAGAATGCGATCAACGAATTCATCGGCGATGTTTTATATCGTTTCAATTATACAGCTGGTTATCACGGACACAACGAAGAAGGTGACAGTGCAGGTAATAAACGTGGTGGTTATTTCATTGTTGGAAGAGATAATATTCGACGCGGTGTCATATATGTGGCTAATGCGAACGGCTTTGTGCCAGTggttaaatatgaaaaagtcAGTCCGGCAGAAGCTCCTCACGAGGATACGGAAAAGAGTGCTGGACTTCGGGGGTATGAGTTTGAGTGGTTTCATAAAGGTAAAAGTAAAGCCGACTCGTTGAGTGAAAGTGGAagatga